The DNA sequence GCGGCGGCACGCGGACTCGACCCACGTCGCGTCACCGCCCCCAGCAGGGCTCGGCGCCGAGGTCCGCCGTTCCGTCGTCGGCCGCCTTGCTCGTGGCCCTGCCCAGCGGTTCGTCGGGGTCTCCGTCGGCACCCGCCCGACCGGGACGCGCCGCATGGCCGGGGGCGACGACGCGAGCGACATGCCACGGCACCGGTTCAACAGGTCACCCAACGGATCGCACGGACCGAGAGGTGAACCGAACGCCATCGGCGATGTCAGCTCCGGGGAGGCGAAGGCTTTCCCACGCGAACGCGATGTCGACCGCCCGTAAACAGAGGTGGTGCCCCGGCGTGACCCGGTCATCCGGAGTCGGATCCTCCGCCTCCGCCTCCGCCGATCGATCCCCCGACGGACCGGATGAGGGCCCGGGCCTCGTCCTCCAGGCCCCTCGTCACCGTACGGTCCCGGAATCCGTGCGCGGCCAGTCGCGTCGCGAGCGCGTCGAAATAACCCGAAGCCGTCAGGACATGCCTCGGCACGTCCAGCCTGCCGCCGTCGGCCTGCTCGCCCCGGGACGCCTCTGCCGCGGCCATGACCTGCGCGATCTCGACGTACACCTCCTCCCGTGTTCCGTCCGGCAGGTCGGACCGGGACAGTTGCCGGAGCAACCGGTCTCCCGCGGCGGTCACCTCGTTGAGCAGGCGCACGTTCCGGTTGACCGTGAGGCCGACGTCGGCGGCGGTGATCGCGGCGGCGAGCGAGCCGTGTCCCACGACCGGATGGCGGGCGCGGCTGGGCAGATAGGCGGGCAGCTCCATCGCTCCGAGACAGTTCAGCGCCGGCCTGAAGCATGGGTGCACATGGAACTCGTGCTCGTCGGGCAGCGGCGGCGTGGCGCTGCCGCCGGCGTAAACGGTGTCGTTCCCACGCTTCACCCCGATGAAGCCGACTCCGTAGAGGGCATCGATGACGCCTTGGGTGGTGAGACTCTCGGTGTAGTCGGAGAACTCCCGGTGCAGGGTTTCCCTGCGGCCCTCGAAGCGTTCCTCCAAGGTGGACCGCATCACGACGTAACCCGTGTTCTCGAAAAGCGGGAAGAGAGAACGCAGGAAGGGATGATTGATCAGGTATTCCTTGGCCAGGTCCTGGAGCTTCCAGCGCGAGAACTGGTCCGTGGCGGCCAGCACGTCATCCTCGGAAATCGTGTAGCGACCCGCCTCGTCGGCGATGTTACGACAGACGTTGAGAAATTGGATGGTGTCGCGCGGGCGCGGCAACGAGCGCCGGAAAATGTAATCGGACGTCCGCTCGCCCATGACGCTCACCGGGAACAGCCCCTCCCACAGCTCATGCCTGGTGAGCGGAAGTCCGATCGAGGCTCGCGCCCGGGAGAGCGCCAGGTCCTCCAGGGCTTCCCGCGTCCAGGAAATGCGGATCTCGTCGCTGTGGAATTTGTCGCCGTCACCGAAGTTCAGGGTGTCGTAGATGTCCGCACGGATGAACAGTGCCGTGCGGACAGCGTTGCCGTAGAAGGAGACGGCGTGCTTCGCGGCCAGCAGCAGACCCGTCACCAGTGCGTGGCTCTCGGGCTCGATGGTCCACACCTGCTCCAACTGGTCGACGAGGAGCAGGAGCGGTGGATGCAGGCGGGCGCAGTCGAGATCGGCGAACCCGGCCCGCACCCCCGCTTCCAGGACATCGAGCTGGCGGGAGGCCTCCGCACCCTCGGAAGCGCCGCCGATACCCAGAGCCGCTTCGACACCGAAGGCCTTGAGCGAGAGATCAGCGGACTGGAGCCGCCCGATGCCTCGGCGAAGCCTCTCGTACAGACGCGCGTCGTCCGACTCTCCGTTGGCCTCCAGGAAGGAACGCACCGCACGGACGGAACCCGGCACTCGGCGGCCGTGGGCGGCTCGTGCGTGGCCGGTGAGATGGCGTGCCGCGTGAACGGCGAAAAGGTAACGCCAGATCAGCGATTTGGCCGTGTCCGGAGTAAGTCCCTGCAGCGCGAAACGACGGATCTCGTCTCCGGCCGCGTCGTCCGGCGCGATGAGGACCGAGGCGCCAGGGTGGCCCTCAGGAGTGGCCAGTTGACGGCAGATCGCGCTCTTTCCCGAGCCTTTTCGGCCGATGATGAGAGACTTCCGGCCGGACAGTGCCTCACGATAGGCGTATGTGGGACGGAAGACCGGCCCTTTCAGGAGGCCGTCCCGCAGGTCCGTTTCGGCGTCATCACGCCCGAAGAACAGAATACTGACCGGCCCTGTATCCGGCTGCACGCTTCCCCCGCCCTGCTGTGCTGTCCATGAATCTTCAGAGTAGGCCCCGCCGGGCGGGAACGTCCCGATAATGGGTGCATGAGCTCGGCCGACAGTGCCGGGCCCGGCCGTCATGTTGCGCGCACGCCCAGGGGGACCGGTGCAGGGACCTGAAGATCCGCAGGAGGACCTGGTGGCGTTACTCGACGCGCTCTCCGATGTGGGGCGCGATGTCACCACGCTCAAGGAGCGGCAGGAACAGGACCGTTCCGGGGCGGCCCGCGAGCTGAGCTCCCTGCGGACGAACGTCAGCGGTATTCAGAACCGGCTGGAGAGCGTGGCCGACGAGGTGTCCCGCACGGAGACGTCATTGCGTGCCGTGCGGAAGACCACGGAGGAGACGCACAAAGCGCTGGAGGACTTCGTCGAGCGCTACGGCCGCGACCAGATCGTGGCCCACGCGCAGGCGGACCTGACCCGGCTGACCATCGAATGGACGGCCCGGTTCGCTCAACGGCAGCACACGCGTGCGCTCGCCCGGGGGCTGGCGCACGCGTTGACGGAAGACGCTCTCGCGCGGCAGCTCACGGACAGTGCGACGATCGAGGCGTGTCTCAAGGAGCAGTTCCTCCTGGAGCCGACGTTCTGGCTCGCGCCCGCCGTTCTGGCGGTGGCCGCCGAGCTGACGGGCGATTCACGGAAGGCCGCGCGGGCCCGCAGTCACGCCCTGACGCTCGGCCAGAACAAGGCCACCTTGTTCTTCGCGCTGATCGCCTCCCGCCGCAAGATGCAGGCGGAGGCGGCCCATTGGATGGACTCGTACCTCGGCGGGCTGGACGCCTCCCACCTGGGTGAGGAGTTCCGCGTGGTTCTGGAAGCCGTGGCCTGCGCGGAACTGGGGTACGACGCGCTGTCCTACGCGCGTCAGGCGATGAACCGCTGGGACCGGGAGAGGAACGCCCGGATCTACGCCCGGCACCAAGGGGGCAACGTGGCGAACCTGATCCGGTGGGAGCCCTGGATCGTCCGACGGACCGAGGTCGCCTCGACGGGGTTCGACGCACTGCGCCGACTGTCCGGTGACGGCTGGGAGCTGTTGGAGGAGGGCTGGGAGACGGCTTCGGCGGTGCAGGCGACGGCCGGGTTCCTCCGCGAGTCGTACTCGGAGCAGCCCACCGTGGACACGGGGAACCACCGGTCGGACACCGCGCTGCGACACCTGATCGGCCAGCTCGACCCCGATGAGTCCGAGGTCCAGGAGCAGATGCGGCGGCTCAAGAGGATCATCGCCGACGGGGGCCGCACCCCGCCGGAAGAGATGTCCGGCGTGGTCGCGGACGCGACAGACTTCGGAACGCTCCTGGAGCAGGCCGTCTTCGAGCCCGAGGCGGCGGACCTGGAATATCCCGCCCGGCTACTCGCCCTGCACAGCGCGTGGCCGAGTCTGCGAACCGCCGTCGCCATGCTGACGCGCCGTTCGCGGTCGCTGGTACCGGACCACCTGGACCTCCATGTGGACGGCTGGAGCTGCCGCCTGACCACCTCGTCGAGCACTCCGGACGAGCGGGAACGGCTGTTGCGCGAGCTGGTGACGTACGTGGACGATCGGACGTCGGCGAGCACGCGTGCGGTCGCTCCGCTGTGGCCGCGCATTCTCGGTGGTCTGGCCTGCGCGCTCCTCGGAGTGATGCTCGGCCTGTGGCTGCGGGGCGGCGTGGGCGGCATCGTCATCACCGTGTCCCTGTTCGTGCTGGTCTACGCCGTTTGGGGAGTGGTCAGCGTCCCCGTACGCCGCCTTCTGATCCGGCAGGACGGAGCCAGACAGCGGACCCGGGCGGCAGCCGATCTCACGGCCGCCTTCGACCAGCATGATGCGCTGATGTACCAGTGGCAGAGCGGTCTCGCCACAGCGGCCCGGTTCGGTTCCTGGTCGCCCTCTCCGGGATACGGGTCGGTGCCACGACAGGCCGACACACCGTGAGCGGCCACCTGGTGGCCGACCGCTATCGGCTGGAACACCTGCAGGGAAGCGGCGGCATGGGAGACGTCTGGCTCGCGCTGGACACACATCTGGACCGGCCTGTCGCCATCAAGTTCCTCGCGCTGAACCGGCTGCACGAGCGCCACGACAACCTGCCCGGACTGACCGCGCGGGAAACGAACCGGTTCCTGCGGGAAGCACGGGCGTTGGCCCGAATCAACAGCCCGCATGTCGTCACCGTTCACGACCAGGGCGAGCACGACGGACGTATCTACCTCGTCATGGAGCAGGTAGAAGGACGAGCGCTGACGCGTCTCATGGGAGAGGGCACGCCGGCGACTCTGGCCCAGACCACCCGCTGGGGAGCCCAGGTGTGCGAGGGTCTGGCCGACGCCCACGAGGTGGATGTCGTCCACCGGGACGTCAAGCCCGCCAACATCATGATCACCGGACGCAGCGACGTGAAGCTGGTCGACTTCGGGCTCGCCCGCCTGATCGACAACACCGTCACCCATGGCACTGGCCTGACCTGGCTCTACGCCTCTCCCGAGCGGTGCGAAGGCCGGCCCGGTGATCATCGCACCGACCTGTACTCCCTGGGCTGCGTCCTCTACGAGATGCTGACCGGCCGACCGCCCTTCGGAGATACGGAGACAGCGCTGTTGGCCATCGCGAACATGCATCTGCATGCGGTTCCCGCCGCGCCCCAGGACGTGCGCCCGGGCGTCCCCGCCGGGCTCGGCGATCTGGTGCTGCATCTGCTCGCCAAGAATCCGGACGACCGTCCGAAAGACGCCCGGTCGGTAGCCCGCCTCATTCACCAGGTCGAGCATGTTCCCGAGGCCCCGCCTTCCGGGACCGTCGTGCTCTCCGTCGACCCGCATGTCAATCCCGACTACATGGAGCGGATCCGCGAGCTGGAAAGCATGATCGACCGGCTCCGGTCGACGCACCGCGCGACGGATCCGGTCGTGCTCGACGCGCGGATGCAACTCGCGGACATCACCGGGGAGTCCGGTGACACGCGCGGGGCGATCACGCTGTACCGGACGCTGGCCGGAGAATGCCGTGCGGATCTCGGCCCTTACGACACCCGCACCCTGGACGCGTTCGAGGCGATGGCCCGATGGATCTCCGGCTCCGGCCGGTAGCTCCCTGACGCCGGCGTGGGTCCGCAGGAGCGCTCCTGCGGACCCACCACGCGCCTGTGGCGGCTCGGAGAGGGCTACTGCCCCATCTCGTACGCCCCCGACAGCGCCTCGACGCGTTCCCAGATCCGCCCCGAACGGGCCGCGTCGACGACGGGTCGGCGTACCGCTCCGAGCGCCCAGCCCTGCTGGTCCTCGGTGGCGGAGTCCTTGCCGTGCAGTTCGACGGCGTGGGCGGAGAAGTCGCGTACGAGCACGGCGAACAGTTCGTCGAGCAGCTCCTCGTCCAGGCCGGTCAGGCGGGCCTGCTCCAGGATCAGCTGGCCGTGGACGACGAGCGCGAACAACTGGCCGACGGCGAGCAGGAGATCGAGGTCACGGCTCTGCTCCTCGTCGGGGGCGGCCGTCTCGACGAAGGCGCACAGGGCGTCCGCCTGCTCACGGAAGCGGGCGACGTTCGGCACCTCGGCGTACGCGTCGAACGCGGGGCGCCAGTCGTGGAAGCGTACGGAGCCGAGGCCGCGCGCCGGGCCCTGCTGGAAGAGGAACGCGTCGTCGGCGGCGTCCAGGCGCGTCGGGACGGCCGGGAAGTCGACCGGGTTCAGCAGGTGGTTGCGCATGAACTTGAGGATCAGCGCGAGGTTCACGTGGACCGTGCCCTCCAGCTTCGGCAGGCCCCGGATCTCGACGGCGGCCTGCGCGAAGTAGTTGTCCTTCTCGAAGCCCTTGGCGGCGATGACGTCCCACATGAGGTCGATCACCTTCTCGCCCTCCGTGGTCACCTTCATCTTCGTCATCGGGTTGAAGAGCAGGTAGCGGCGGTCCTCGGGCCCGGCGGAGCGGAAGTAGTCGACGGCGCGGTCGCTGAACAGCTTCATTCCGACGAGCCGGACGTAGGCGTCGGTCAGCTCGCGGCGCACGTGCGGGAAGGCGGTGACGGGGCGGCCGTACAGGATGCGGTTGCTCGCGTGGGTGACTGCCTCGTACATCGCGTGCTCGCAGATGCCGATGGAGGCGGTGCAGAGGTTGAACTTGCCGACGTTGACGGTGTTGAGCGCGGCGTCGAAGGCGGCTCGGCCCGTGTGCAGGATGTCGGCGGGGGCCACCGGATAGCCGTCGAGGCGGAACTCGCTGACGTACTTGGAGGAGTCGACGACGTTCTTCACCAGGTGGTACGCCCCGTGGCGGCTGTCGGCCGCGAAGAAGACGTAACCGTCGGGGCCCTCGACGTCCGTGCGCCGGCCGAAGACGGAGACGAGGCCGGCGGCGTTGCCGTTGCCGATGTAGTACTTGGAGCCGGAGGCCCGGAAGCCGCCGTCGACCTCGCTGTCCGGCTCCAGCAGCATGTCGGTGGAGTAGATGTCGGCGCCGTGGGTCTTCTCGGAGAGGCCGAAGGCGAACACCTCGCCCTGGGAGAGGAGTTCGGCCGCCCGTTCGCGGGCCGCGGCGTTGTCGCTCTGCCAGACCGGGCCGAGGCCGAGGATGGTCACCTGCCAGGCGTACCAGTAGTCCAGGCCGTAGAACCCGAAGATCTCGTTGAGCGCGGCGATCCGGGCGGTGTCCCAGCGCCGGTCCTCGCCCGCCGCGGAGGACGGGGCGGAGGACGTGGCGGAGACGGGGGTGAGGAAGGTGGCGAACAGCCCCTCCTTCGCGGAGAAGGCGAGAAAGTCGCCGAGCCAGGCGCGGGAGCGGTAGTCCTCGATCAGCCGGCGCTTGCCGCGCGCCTCGAACCAGTCGACGGTGGCGCGCAGCAGCCTGCGGGTCTCCGGGTCGAAGTGCTGGGGATCGTAGGTGTGCGGGTTGAACAGCGGGGACGCGGACTCAGCCATGGCGGTGCCTTCCCGAAGGGTGAGGGTCGTGGTGGTTACGGAGGTGGCGGCCGGGGCGCCGTTCAGGCGTCCGGCCCCGGGGCCGCGAGGCGGTTGAGGGTGTCGAGCACGTCGTCGAGCCAGGCGACCGTCATGCGCTCGAACGCGATGCCGCCGCGCAGCACGACGTGCTGGAGTTCCTGGCCGGCGTCCAAGGACGCGGGGGCGTCGGGCCCGGTGAAGTCGCGCAGTTCCCCGGCGAGGTAGTGCGCGAGCCGGTCCCGGTGCACCTGGTGGTGCCGCTCGACCTCGCGGATCAGGGCGGCCGGGTCGTCGAAGGCCGCGCCCCGGATCTTCACGGCGAGGTCGTGCCGGAGGCTCTCCGGTTCGATCGGCTTGTGCAGCCACGCGGCGAGGGCCGAACGGCCGGGCCCGGTGACGGAGTATTCCTTCTTGTCCGGCCGGCCCTCCTGCGGCACCTCGCGCACGAGGAGCAGGCCGTCGGTCACCATCCGACCGAGCACGCGGTAGATCTGCTGGTGGGTGGCGGTCCAGAAGTAGCCGATGGACCGCTCGAACCGCCGGGCCAGCTCATAGCCGGAGCCGGGCTGCTCCAGCAGGGAGACGAGGATCGCGTGGTCGAGGGCCATACCGCAATCCTTCTATGCAACTCGTTGCATAGACAAGTCGAGGAGCCCCGGTGAGACACGGCTCACCCGGGCCCGGCCGGGCTCACCGCCGGGACCGCGGGCGCCCCCGGCGGCACATCACCGGCCCGAGCCGATGCGCGTGATTGATCCACACCGCCCCCGGGAAAGCGTGCAGAATGACTCCGAACCATCACGAAGCACCCGTTCTCGATGCCCTCGCCGCCTACCACGAGCGGGACGAACTGGGCTTCTCGCCGCCCGGTCACAAGCAGGCCCGGGGCGCGTCCCCCGCGGTGCGCTCCCTGCTGGGGGACGCGGTGTTCTACGGAGACGTGCTCGCCACGGGCGGGCTGGACGACCGGCGGGAGAGGTCCGGTGTGCTGCGGCGCGCGGAGAAGCTCATGGCGGACGCCGTTCACGCGGAGCACACGTTCTTCTCCACCTGCGGCAGTTCCCTCTCGGTGAAGGCCGCCATGCTGAGTGTCGCCGCCCCTCATCGGAAGCTGCTGGTCGGCCGCGACGCGCACAAGTCCGTCATCGCCGGCCTCATCCTGTCCGGTGTCGAGCCCGTCTGGCTGGAGCCCCAGTGGGACGCGGAGCGCCACCTGGCGCACCCGCCGTCGCCCGCGACCCTGGAGGCGGCCTTCGCGGAGCACCCCGACGCGTGCGGCGCCCTGGTCACAAGCCCCACCCCGTACGGAACGGCGGCCGATCTGCGCGCGATGGCCGACGTCTGCCACCGACGCGGCAAGCCGCTGATCGTCGACGAGGCCTGGGGCGCCCATCTGCCGTTCCACCCGGACCTGCCCTCCTGGGCGATGGACGCGGGCGCGGACGTCTGCGTCACCAGCATCCACAAGATGGGCAGCGGACTGGAACAGGGTTCCGTCTTCCACCTCCAGGGCGATCTGGTGGACCACGACACCCTGGCCTCGCGCGCGGACCTCCTCGGCACCACCAGCCCGTCCGTACTGCTCTACGCGGGAATCGACGGCTGGCGCCGCCAGATGGCCCTGGACGGGCAGGATCTGCTCTCCCGGGCCCTGGAACTCACCGCGGGGGTGCGCGAGAGCATCGAGCGGATCGACGGGATGCACGTCAACGGGGAGGAGGACTTCTGCGGACCCGGCGCCGCCGCCGAGTTCGACCCCCTGCCCGTGATCATCGATGTCGAGGGGCTGGGCACCACCGGCTACCGGGCGGCCGACTGGCTGCGCCGGCATCACCGGATCGACATGCACCTCGTGGACCACCGCCGGATCAGCGCCCAGTTCACCCACGCCGACGACGCGACCACCGCCGACCGCCTCCTGACCGCGCTGCGGGACCTCTCCCGGAACGCGCACGCGCTCCGTCCCGCCCCTCAGGTGGACGTACCCACGCCGGAGGAACTCCGCCCCGTCCAGGACTGCCTCCCTCGCGACGCCTACTTCGCCGCGACGGAGGACGTCCCGGCCGCGAAGGCCGTGGGGCGGGTCGCCGCCGAGATGATGACGCCGTACCCTCCCGGCATTCCCGCCGTGCTGCCGGGTGAGCGGATCACCGAACCCCTGCTGCGCTATCTGCGCTCCGGGGTCGAGGCGGGCATGAACGTGCCCGACCCGGCGGATCCGACCCTGGAGACCGTCCGGGTGCGGGCCGAGCGGTAGGGCCGCCGGGCGCGCCGAGGACGGCGGCGCTCCGCCCGGACGGGCCGAAGAGGGGGCGGGCCCCGGTGGTGACCGGCACGTCCGGGCCCGCCCTCCCCGCCGTGCCGTCAGGCCAGATCCCGGGGAACGGTCTCGTTCCAGGTGCGGGAGAAGACCCGGCGGCCGTCCTCGTAGCCGTCCAGGGTGGCGTCGACGCTGAACTCGTCCGCGTTCGCCGTCAGGACGGTGCTCGTCTCGACCCGCACGTCCCAGCCGGGCCGGGAGAACCGCATGGTCCACGCGGACCGGCCGCTCGGCGAGGTGAAGTCGTCGGCCACGGAGGTGTACTTCTCACAGGCCCGCAGCCCCACCTCGATGCCGTTCTCCTCGTACCGCTGCCTGCCCCGGTCCTTCACGATGTCGAGGGCCGAGTGGTAGTCCACCAGGCTCCTGGAGACGTTCCAGGCCTGCTCGGGCTCGCTCAGCCGGGTGACGGGGGGCGGCCGGCAGCCCTCCGGCTCCCCGAAGCCCGTCCGGGGCATGCCGTCCGGCTCCTCGGTGGGACGCACGGGCAGGATCAGTTCACCGCCGTCCTCATGGACGGTGAGCAGGACGGGTTCCGGCGCCGGCCACACCAGGGGCCAGTACGAGGTCGAGAGGGAGAGCCGGACGCGGTGGCCGGGCGGGAACGCCTGGGCGACCCCGTTCAGCGGGATCCGGACGCGGCAGCGCCGGCCGGGCTCCAGTGGTTCGGGGTGCTCGTCGCTCTCGCGGTGGGTCAGGTTCAG is a window from the Streptomyces sp. MMBL 11-1 genome containing:
- a CDS encoding P-loop ATPase, Sll1717 family, encoding MQPDTGPVSILFFGRDDAETDLRDGLLKGPVFRPTYAYREALSGRKSLIIGRKGSGKSAICRQLATPEGHPGASVLIAPDDAAGDEIRRFALQGLTPDTAKSLIWRYLFAVHAARHLTGHARAAHGRRVPGSVRAVRSFLEANGESDDARLYERLRRGIGRLQSADLSLKAFGVEAALGIGGASEGAEASRQLDVLEAGVRAGFADLDCARLHPPLLLLVDQLEQVWTIEPESHALVTGLLLAAKHAVSFYGNAVRTALFIRADIYDTLNFGDGDKFHSDEIRISWTREALEDLALSRARASIGLPLTRHELWEGLFPVSVMGERTSDYIFRRSLPRPRDTIQFLNVCRNIADEAGRYTISEDDVLAATDQFSRWKLQDLAKEYLINHPFLRSLFPLFENTGYVVMRSTLEERFEGRRETLHREFSDYTESLTTQGVIDALYGVGFIGVKRGNDTVYAGGSATPPLPDEHEFHVHPCFRPALNCLGAMELPAYLPSRARHPVVGHGSLAAAITAADVGLTVNRNVRLLNEVTAAGDRLLRQLSRSDLPDGTREEVYVEIAQVMAAAEASRGEQADGGRLDVPRHVLTASGYFDALATRLAAHGFRDRTVTRGLEDEARALIRSVGGSIGGGGGGGSDSG
- a CDS encoding serine/threonine-protein kinase, with the translated sequence MSGHLVADRYRLEHLQGSGGMGDVWLALDTHLDRPVAIKFLALNRLHERHDNLPGLTARETNRFLREARALARINSPHVVTVHDQGEHDGRIYLVMEQVEGRALTRLMGEGTPATLAQTTRWGAQVCEGLADAHEVDVVHRDVKPANIMITGRSDVKLVDFGLARLIDNTVTHGTGLTWLYASPERCEGRPGDHRTDLYSLGCVLYEMLTGRPPFGDTETALLAIANMHLHAVPAAPQDVRPGVPAGLGDLVLHLLAKNPDDRPKDARSVARLIHQVEHVPEAPPSGTVVLSVDPHVNPDYMERIRELESMIDRLRSTHRATDPVVLDARMQLADITGESGDTRGAITLYRTLAGECRADLGPYDTRTLDAFEAMARWISGSGR
- a CDS encoding acyl-CoA dehydrogenase family protein, which translates into the protein MAESASPLFNPHTYDPQHFDPETRRLLRATVDWFEARGKRRLIEDYRSRAWLGDFLAFSAKEGLFATFLTPVSATSSAPSSAAGEDRRWDTARIAALNEIFGFYGLDYWYAWQVTILGLGPVWQSDNAAARERAAELLSQGEVFAFGLSEKTHGADIYSTDMLLEPDSEVDGGFRASGSKYYIGNGNAAGLVSVFGRRTDVEGPDGYVFFAADSRHGAYHLVKNVVDSSKYVSEFRLDGYPVAPADILHTGRAAFDAALNTVNVGKFNLCTASIGICEHAMYEAVTHASNRILYGRPVTAFPHVRRELTDAYVRLVGMKLFSDRAVDYFRSAGPEDRRYLLFNPMTKMKVTTEGEKVIDLMWDVIAAKGFEKDNYFAQAAVEIRGLPKLEGTVHVNLALILKFMRNHLLNPVDFPAVPTRLDAADDAFLFQQGPARGLGSVRFHDWRPAFDAYAEVPNVARFREQADALCAFVETAAPDEEQSRDLDLLLAVGQLFALVVHGQLILEQARLTGLDEELLDELFAVLVRDFSAHAVELHGKDSATEDQQGWALGAVRRPVVDAARSGRIWERVEALSGAYEMGQ
- a CDS encoding PadR family transcriptional regulator codes for the protein MALDHAILVSLLEQPGSGYELARRFERSIGYFWTATHQQIYRVLGRMVTDGLLLVREVPQEGRPDKKEYSVTGPGRSALAAWLHKPIEPESLRHDLAVKIRGAAFDDPAALIREVERHHQVHRDRLAHYLAGELRDFTGPDAPASLDAGQELQHVVLRGGIAFERMTVAWLDDVLDTLNRLAAPGPDA
- a CDS encoding aminotransferase class I/II-fold pyridoxal phosphate-dependent enzyme produces the protein MTPNHHEAPVLDALAAYHERDELGFSPPGHKQARGASPAVRSLLGDAVFYGDVLATGGLDDRRERSGVLRRAEKLMADAVHAEHTFFSTCGSSLSVKAAMLSVAAPHRKLLVGRDAHKSVIAGLILSGVEPVWLEPQWDAERHLAHPPSPATLEAAFAEHPDACGALVTSPTPYGTAADLRAMADVCHRRGKPLIVDEAWGAHLPFHPDLPSWAMDAGADVCVTSIHKMGSGLEQGSVFHLQGDLVDHDTLASRADLLGTTSPSVLLYAGIDGWRRQMALDGQDLLSRALELTAGVRESIERIDGMHVNGEEDFCGPGAAAEFDPLPVIIDVEGLGTTGYRAADWLRRHHRIDMHLVDHRRISAQFTHADDATTADRLLTALRDLSRNAHALRPAPQVDVPTPEELRPVQDCLPRDAYFAATEDVPAAKAVGRVAAEMMTPYPPGIPAVLPGERITEPLLRYLRSGVEAGMNVPDPADPTLETVRVRAER